In Janthinobacterium sp. 67, a genomic segment contains:
- a CDS encoding YybH family protein: MKRLKELNGSAAEVEAAFYDALHRADLEALMALWADDEEIVCIHPGGARLIGHAAIRASWETILAAGGLHIVPAQLHETHNLMSSVHTVIEGVTQEEGGPAHLLATNVYVKTPRGWRIVLHHASVAPGGAPSDAAGTQILH; encoded by the coding sequence ATGAAACGTCTGAAAGAACTCAATGGCAGCGCCGCCGAAGTCGAAGCGGCGTTCTACGATGCCTTGCACCGCGCCGACCTCGAAGCGCTGATGGCGCTGTGGGCCGACGATGAAGAGATCGTCTGCATCCACCCGGGCGGCGCGCGCCTGATCGGCCACGCCGCCATCCGCGCCTCGTGGGAAACCATCCTGGCCGCCGGCGGCCTGCACATCGTGCCGGCGCAGCTGCATGAAACGCACAATCTGATGAGTTCGGTGCACACGGTGATCGAAGGCGTGACCCAGGAAGAAGGCGGCCCGGCGCACCTGCTGGCAACGAATGTGTACGTAAAAACACCGCGCGGCTGGCGCATCGTGCTGCACCACGCCTCCGTCGCCCCCGGCGGCGCGCCGTCCGACGCCGCGGGGACGCAAATCCTGCACTGA
- a CDS encoding phosphoribosylaminoimidazolesuccinocarboxamide synthase — translation MNSLYQTSIHSLPLLGHGKVRDNYAVGDDKILIVTTDRLSAFDVVMNEPIPGKGKVLNQMSDFWFEKLGHIVPNHLTGVAPESVVAPEEVEQVKGRAVVAKRLKPIMVEAVVRGYIIGSGWKDYQDTGSICGIALPAGLQQAEKLQEPIFTPAAKAELGEHDENISFAEMEERIGADLAAKMRDVAIQLYKTAAEYAATRGIIIADTKFEFGLDDNGVMHLMDEVLTADSSRFWPADSYQPGISPPSFDKQFVRDYLETLTWGKTAPAPALPADVIEKTQAKYFEAIERLTGEKLKA, via the coding sequence ATGAACAGCCTCTATCAGACTTCCATCCACTCCCTGCCATTGCTGGGCCACGGCAAGGTCCGCGACAATTACGCCGTTGGCGACGACAAGATCCTGATCGTCACCACGGACCGCCTGTCGGCCTTCGATGTCGTCATGAACGAGCCTATCCCCGGCAAGGGCAAGGTTCTCAACCAGATGAGCGATTTCTGGTTCGAGAAACTGGGCCATATCGTGCCGAACCACCTGACCGGCGTGGCGCCGGAATCCGTGGTGGCGCCCGAGGAAGTGGAACAAGTCAAGGGCCGCGCCGTCGTGGCCAAGCGCTTGAAACCGATCATGGTCGAGGCGGTCGTGCGCGGCTACATCATCGGTTCGGGCTGGAAAGATTACCAGGACACGGGCAGCATCTGCGGCATCGCGTTGCCAGCCGGCCTGCAACAGGCGGAAAAACTGCAGGAACCGATCTTCACGCCGGCGGCCAAGGCCGAGCTGGGCGAGCATGACGAAAACATCAGCTTTGCTGAAATGGAAGAGCGCATCGGCGCCGACCTGGCCGCCAAGATGCGCGACGTCGCCATTCAACTCTACAAGACGGCCGCCGAATACGCGGCCACGCGCGGCATCATCATCGCCGACACCAAGTTTGAATTCGGCCTGGACGACAATGGCGTCATGCATTTGATGGATGAAGTGCTGACGGCCGACTCGTCGCGCTTCTGGCCCGCCGATTCCTATCAGCCTGGCATTTCGCCACCGTCGTTCGACAAGCAGTTCGTGCGCGACTACCTGGAAACCTTAACTTGGGGCAAGACCGCGCCAGCGCCTGCGCTGCCGGCCGACGTCATCGAAAAAACCCAGGCCAAGTATTTCGAAGCCATCGAACGCCTGACGGGCGAGAAGCTGAAGGCCTGA
- a CDS encoding AzlC family ABC transporter permease produces the protein MNAVPAAKDDALLKDAWRAGLNLGAPTLLGIAAWGMVVGVAMVKSGLTVAQAGAMTLFVFAGSAQLASLPLLAAQAPVWVIFATALVVNLRFVIFSVLLAPHFAHLPWRQRFALGYVAGDITVGLFLQRYPHETPDPAKLPFLKGLIYPNWLAWQTGSFIGIVLGAVVPAEWGLGFAGTLAILCVTVPLILSRAALCGVLVAGAVAVLAFGLPYKLGLLVAVVVGMVSAMAVEELTEKWTKRHV, from the coding sequence GTGAACGCCGTCCCGGCCGCCAAGGACGACGCCCTGCTGAAAGATGCCTGGCGCGCCGGCCTGAACCTGGGCGCGCCCACCTTGCTGGGCATTGCCGCCTGGGGCATGGTGGTGGGCGTGGCCATGGTGAAAAGCGGATTGACGGTGGCGCAGGCGGGCGCCATGACCCTGTTTGTCTTTGCCGGCTCGGCCCAGCTCGCGTCCTTGCCCCTGCTGGCCGCGCAGGCGCCCGTGTGGGTGATCTTTGCCACGGCCCTCGTCGTCAATTTGCGGTTTGTCATCTTTTCCGTGCTGCTGGCTCCCCATTTTGCCCATCTGCCGTGGCGCCAGCGCTTTGCGCTCGGCTATGTGGCCGGCGACATCACGGTGGGCCTGTTCCTGCAGCGCTACCCCCATGAAACGCCGGACCCGGCCAAGCTGCCTTTCCTGAAAGGCTTGATCTATCCCAACTGGCTGGCCTGGCAAACCGGTTCCTTCATCGGCATCGTGCTGGGCGCCGTCGTGCCGGCCGAATGGGGGCTGGGCTTTGCCGGCACCCTGGCGATCCTGTGCGTGACGGTGCCGCTGATCCTCAGTCGCGCCGCCCTGTGCGGCGTGCTGGTGGCGGGCGCGGTGGCCGTGCTGGCCTTCGGCCTGCCGTACAAGCTGGGCTTGCTGGTAGCCGTCGTGGTGGGCATGGTCAGCGCCATGGCCGTGGAAGAATTGACAGAAAAATGGACAAAACGCCATGTTTGA
- the purE gene encoding 5-(carboxyamino)imidazole ribonucleotide mutase encodes MSEQNKPLVGVIMGSSSDWDVMQNAVAMLKQFGVPYEAQVISAHRMPDEMYAYAKSARARGLRAIIAGAGGAAHLPGMVAAMTIVPVLGVPVPSKYLRGEDSMLSILQMPKGVPVATFAIGEAGAANAALTAVAMLAANDDALAERLEAFRATQTAAAKAMVLPE; translated from the coding sequence ATGAGTGAGCAAAACAAGCCGCTGGTCGGCGTCATCATGGGGTCGTCCTCGGACTGGGACGTGATGCAGAACGCGGTCGCCATGCTGAAACAGTTTGGCGTGCCGTACGAAGCGCAAGTCATCTCCGCGCACCGCATGCCCGACGAGATGTATGCGTACGCGAAAAGCGCGCGCGCGCGCGGCTTGCGCGCCATCATCGCCGGCGCCGGCGGCGCGGCCCACCTGCCTGGCATGGTGGCGGCGATGACCATCGTGCCCGTGCTGGGCGTGCCCGTGCCGTCGAAATACTTGCGCGGCGAAGATTCCATGCTGTCCATCCTGCAAATGCCCAAGGGCGTGCCGGTGGCCACCTTCGCCATCGGCGAAGCGGGCGCGGCGAATGCGGCGCTGACAGCGGTGGCGATGCTGGCCGCCAACGACGACGCCCTGGCCGAGCGCCTGGAAGCGTTCCGCGCCACGCAAACGGCCGCCGCCAAGGCCATGGTCTTGCCTGAATAA
- a CDS encoding YheT family hydrolase, which yields MALSLSYTAPLWLPGGHAQTIYPAVCLAKPAVAFRRERWQAPDGDFIDVDLVDGQPGQPFVVLFHGLEGSSNSHYARSLMAEVAARGWSGAVPHFRGCSGEANLAPRFYHSGDAQEVDWIVQRLRPRATGKLYAAGVSLGGNALLCWLGQSQHQADFIDAAAAVSAPLDLAQGGKALSSGANRLYTRMFLNTLKPKCLAKLEQFPGLFARDAMLAARDLHAFDNVVTAPLHGYRDADDYWHRASAKHVLHDITVPTLVLNAQNDPFLPGRFLPRSAAPNVALEYPRHGGHVGFAAGKLPGSTRWLPQRLLSFFENGNMAPSAPQSWHAGGARTHTENATHG from the coding sequence ATGGCCTTGTCTCTTTCCTACACCGCCCCGCTGTGGCTGCCTGGCGGCCACGCGCAGACGATTTATCCCGCCGTGTGCCTCGCCAAGCCGGCCGTGGCCTTCCGACGCGAACGCTGGCAAGCGCCCGATGGCGATTTCATCGACGTCGACCTGGTCGACGGCCAGCCGGGCCAGCCCTTCGTCGTCCTGTTCCACGGCCTGGAAGGCTCGTCGAACAGCCATTACGCGCGCTCCCTGATGGCCGAGGTGGCCGCGCGCGGCTGGTCGGGCGCCGTGCCGCATTTTCGCGGCTGCTCGGGCGAAGCGAACCTGGCGCCCCGCTTTTACCATTCGGGCGATGCGCAGGAAGTGGACTGGATCGTGCAGCGCCTGCGCCCGCGCGCCACCGGAAAATTGTACGCGGCCGGCGTCTCGCTGGGCGGCAACGCCCTGCTGTGCTGGCTGGGCCAGTCGCAGCACCAGGCCGATTTCATCGATGCGGCAGCGGCCGTGTCCGCCCCGCTGGACCTGGCGCAGGGAGGCAAGGCCCTGTCTTCGGGCGCCAACCGGCTCTACACGCGCATGTTCCTGAACACCTTGAAACCGAAATGCCTGGCCAAGCTGGAACAGTTTCCCGGCCTGTTTGCGCGCGACGCCATGCTGGCCGCGCGCGATTTGCACGCCTTCGACAACGTCGTCACGGCGCCCCTGCACGGCTACCGCGACGCCGACGATTACTGGCACCGCGCCAGCGCCAAGCACGTCTTGCATGACATCACCGTGCCGACCCTGGTATTGAATGCGCAAAACGATCCTTTCCTGCCCGGGCGCTTCCTGCCGCGCAGCGCCGCGCCGAACGTCGCGCTCGAGTATCCGCGCCACGGCGGCCACGTCGGCTTTGCGGCCGGCAAGCTGCCGGGAAGCACACGCTGGCTGCCGCAACGGCTGCTCTCCTTTTTTGAAAACGGCAACATGGCGCCGTCCGCACCGCAAAGCTGGCACGCTGGCGGTGCACGCACTCACACGGAAAACGCTACACATGGATGA
- a CDS encoding AzlD domain-containing protein, with the protein MFDGIDLGRADVWIAIAVLVVATAATRSTFWLIGHHITIPRRVGEMLRYAPACALAAIIAPDLLMDGQQVHFELSNLKLLSGIAATLFFVIRRNMLQTIVFGMLVFTGLRLLHVFQ; encoded by the coding sequence ATGTTTGACGGCATCGACTTGGGCCGGGCCGACGTGTGGATCGCCATCGCCGTGCTGGTGGTGGCAACGGCCGCCACGCGCAGCACCTTCTGGCTGATCGGCCATCACATCACGATCCCGCGCCGCGTGGGCGAGATGCTGCGCTATGCGCCAGCCTGCGCGCTGGCGGCCATCATCGCGCCCGACCTGCTGATGGATGGGCAGCAAGTGCACTTTGAATTATCGAATTTGAAACTCTTGTCGGGGATTGCCGCCACGCTCTTTTTCGTGATCCGCCGCAATATGCTGCAAACCATCGTCTTCGGCATGCTGGTTTTCACGGGCTTGCGACTGTTGCATGTTTTTCAGTAA
- a CDS encoding phosphoglycerate kinase, whose translation MSAVLNFIRLQDLIAQNALQGKRVFIRADLNVPQDDSGKITEDTRIRASVPAIRAALDAGAAVMVTSHLGRPTEGEFKPADSLAPVAARLSELLGQEVALKQNWVDGAGLENLAAGQVVLLENVRVNKGEKKNSDELAQKMAKLCDIYVNDAFGTAHRAEASTHGIAKFAPVACAGPLLAAELDALGKALHAPARPLLAIVAGSKVSSKLTILKALSDKVDNLIVGGGIANTFMKAVGLNVGKSLVEAELVDEAKAIIDIMAKRGAQVPIPVDVVCAKEFSPTAAATVKDVADVADDDMILDIGPKTAALLAQQIAAAGTIVWNGPVGVFEFDQFGNGTKTLALAIADSKAFSIAGGGDTLAAIAKYDITDKISYISTGGGAFLEFLEGKTLPAVEILMQRAA comes from the coding sequence ATGTCAGCTGTTCTCAACTTCATCCGTCTGCAAGATTTGATCGCCCAAAATGCACTGCAAGGCAAGCGCGTGTTTATCCGCGCCGACCTGAACGTCCCGCAAGATGACAGTGGCAAGATCACCGAAGATACGCGCATCCGCGCTTCGGTGCCGGCCATCCGCGCCGCCCTCGACGCTGGCGCCGCCGTCATGGTGACGTCGCACCTGGGCCGTCCGACGGAAGGCGAGTTCAAGCCGGCCGACAGCCTGGCGCCCGTGGCGGCACGTTTGTCCGAGCTGCTGGGCCAAGAAGTTGCATTGAAACAAAATTGGGTCGACGGCGCCGGCCTGGAAAACCTGGCCGCCGGCCAGGTGGTCTTGCTGGAAAACGTGCGCGTGAACAAGGGCGAAAAGAAAAACAGCGATGAGCTGGCGCAAAAAATGGCCAAGCTGTGCGATATCTACGTCAATGACGCGTTCGGCACGGCCCACCGCGCCGAAGCGTCCACGCACGGCATCGCCAAGTTCGCGCCCGTCGCCTGCGCCGGCCCGCTGCTGGCCGCCGAACTCGATGCGCTGGGCAAAGCGCTGCACGCGCCCGCCCGTCCCTTGCTGGCTATCGTTGCCGGCTCGAAAGTGTCGAGCAAGCTGACCATCTTGAAAGCCCTGTCCGACAAGGTGGACAACCTGATCGTCGGCGGCGGCATCGCCAATACCTTCATGAAGGCCGTCGGCTTGAACGTCGGCAAGTCGCTGGTGGAAGCGGAACTGGTCGATGAAGCCAAGGCCATCATCGACATCATGGCCAAGCGCGGCGCGCAAGTGCCGATTCCCGTCGACGTCGTGTGCGCCAAGGAGTTTTCGCCAACGGCAGCCGCCACCGTCAAGGACGTGGCCGACGTGGCGGACGACGACATGATCCTCGATATCGGCCCGAAAACGGCGGCCCTGCTGGCGCAGCAGATCGCCGCCGCCGGCACCATCGTGTGGAACGGTCCGGTCGGCGTGTTCGAGTTCGACCAGTTCGGCAACGGCACCAAGACCCTGGCCCTGGCCATCGCCGACTCGAAAGCATTCTCGATCGCTGGCGGTGGCGACACCCTGGCGGCGATTGCCAAATACGACATTACCGATAAAATCAGCTATATCTCGACCGGTGGCGGCGCTTTCCTGGAGTTCCTGGAAGGCAAGACCTTGCCCGCAGTAGAGATTCTGATGCAACGCGCCGCTTGA
- a CDS encoding zinc-finger domain-containing protein: MTKTTQPAVELDSKDLPAHCPNPAMPLWSSHPRVFLEFNKDGVAKCPYCGTAYTLKEGASAGHH, from the coding sequence ATGACAAAAACCACCCAGCCAGCGGTCGAACTCGACAGTAAAGACTTGCCAGCCCACTGCCCTAACCCGGCCATGCCGCTGTGGTCGTCGCATCCGCGCGTGTTCCTGGAATTTAACAAGGACGGCGTCGCCAAGTGCCCGTACTGCGGCACGGCCTACACGCTGAAGGAAGGCGCCAGCGCCGGCCATCATTAA
- the fba gene encoding class II fructose-bisphosphate aldolase (catalyzes the reversible aldol condensation of dihydroxyacetonephosphate and glyceraldehyde 3-phosphate in the Calvin cycle, glycolysis, and/or gluconeogenesis), with the protein MSLVSMRQLLDHAAENGYGIPAFNVNNLEQVQAIMAAADALNSPVIMQASAGARKYAGEAFLRHLIDAAVEAYPHIPVVMHQDHGQSPAVCMAAIRSGFTSVMMDGSLEADGKSVASYEYNVEVSREVVKFSHAIGVTVEAELGVLGSLETMKGDKEDGHGADGTMTREQLLTDVAQAADFVQRTQCDALAIAIGTSHGAYKFTRKPTGDILAIDRIKEIHARIPNTHLVMHGSSSVPQELLAIIREFGGDMKETYGVPVEEIQEGIRHGVRKINIDTDIRLAMTAAIRKYLFENPSKFDPRDYLKPARLAAEQIVRARMQAFGCEGQASKIKAMPLEKMAERYKAGELAQIVK; encoded by the coding sequence ATGTCTCTCGTATCCATGCGTCAACTGCTGGACCATGCCGCCGAAAACGGTTATGGCATTCCTGCTTTCAACGTCAACAACCTGGAGCAAGTGCAAGCCATCATGGCCGCCGCCGATGCGCTCAACAGCCCGGTGATCATGCAAGCGTCCGCTGGCGCGCGCAAGTACGCCGGTGAAGCGTTCCTGCGCCACCTGATCGACGCCGCCGTCGAAGCGTATCCGCACATCCCTGTCGTCATGCACCAGGATCACGGCCAGTCGCCGGCCGTCTGCATGGCCGCCATCCGCTCGGGTTTTACTTCCGTGATGATGGACGGTTCGCTGGAAGCGGACGGCAAGTCGGTTGCCTCCTACGAATACAACGTGGAAGTGTCGCGTGAAGTGGTGAAATTCTCGCACGCCATCGGCGTGACGGTGGAAGCGGAACTGGGCGTGCTCGGTTCGCTGGAAACCATGAAGGGCGACAAGGAAGACGGCCACGGCGCCGACGGCACCATGACGCGCGAACAACTGCTGACGGACGTGGCGCAAGCGGCCGACTTCGTGCAGCGCACCCAGTGCGACGCGCTGGCGATCGCCATCGGCACCTCGCACGGCGCCTACAAGTTCACGCGCAAGCCAACGGGCGACATCCTGGCCATCGACCGCATCAAGGAAATCCACGCGCGCATCCCGAACACCCACCTGGTGATGCACGGTTCCTCGTCGGTGCCGCAGGAATTGCTGGCCATCATCCGCGAATTCGGCGGCGACATGAAGGAAACCTACGGCGTGCCAGTCGAGGAAATCCAGGAAGGCATCCGTCACGGCGTGCGCAAGATCAACATCGATACCGACATCCGTTTGGCGATGACGGCCGCGATCCGCAAATACCTGTTTGAAAACCCGTCGAAATTCGACCCGCGCGACTACCTGAAGCCAGCCCGTCTTGCTGCAGAGCAAATCGTGCGCGCCCGCATGCAGGCATTCGGCTGCGAAGGCCAGGCGTCGAAAATCAAGGCCATGCCACTGGAAAAAATGGCCGAGCGTTACAAGGCCGGCGAGCTGGCGCAGATTGTGAAGTAA
- a CDS encoding DUF2946 family protein gives MDELVKQALAKWPNVPHCYGWLGLDARGHWRMRDQQAQQQQLPGDKIVHAALLNFINRNYAQDERGCWFFQNGPQRVYVNLEATPYIARSDPQHGFVLQTGAPLEQIEQVYWCDDGMLILRHGDIVAQVDDRDISQVLDALYFDGQLASDDDLLTWLQERRGTLTLLHDGKEIAVQPLRYDDVPQTFGFQPVPQADTD, from the coding sequence ATGGATGAACTCGTCAAACAGGCCCTGGCCAAATGGCCGAACGTGCCCCACTGCTACGGCTGGCTGGGCCTGGACGCGCGCGGCCACTGGCGCATGCGCGACCAGCAGGCGCAACAGCAACAACTGCCCGGCGACAAGATCGTCCATGCGGCCCTGTTGAATTTCATCAACCGCAATTACGCCCAGGACGAACGCGGCTGCTGGTTTTTCCAGAACGGCCCGCAGCGCGTGTATGTGAATCTGGAAGCGACGCCGTATATCGCCCGCAGCGATCCGCAGCACGGTTTTGTCTTGCAGACGGGTGCGCCGCTGGAACAGATCGAGCAAGTGTATTGGTGCGACGACGGCATGCTGATCTTGCGCCATGGCGATATCGTGGCGCAGGTCGACGACCGCGACATTTCGCAAGTGTTGGACGCGCTGTATTTCGATGGACAGCTGGCCAGCGACGACGACTTGCTGACCTGGCTGCAAGAACGCCGGGGCACGCTGACCCTATTGCATGACGGCAAGGAGATCGCCGTCCAGCCGCTGCGCTACGATGACGTGCCGCAAACCTTCGGCTTCCAGCCGGTGCCGCAAGCCGATACGGACTAG
- the pyk gene encoding pyruvate kinase gives MPRGTKIVATIGPASTDFDILVKMIRAGVDVVRLNFSHGKAQDHIDRAALVRLAAAECGREVAIMADMQGPKIRVGKFENTRIQLEAGERFILDAKWGENGELGNQERVGLDYKALPRDLHKGDVLLLNDGLIVLIVERIHGSEIHTTVKIGGELSNNKGINRQGGGLSAPALTAKDMEDIKTAMSFQADYLAISFPKCATDMEMARQLANIAGEPYHHKPMMIAKIERAEAIPALQEILDASDGIMVARGDLAVEVGNAAVPALQKRMIKMARASNKLAITATQMMESMIVNAVPTRAEVSDVANAVLDGTDAVMTSAETASGKYPIETVEMMAAICVEAEQSEYNKLDADFLNVTFTRIDQSIAYGALFTAHHLRVKAIVALTESGSTALWMSRHSIDTPIYALTPSVTTLRKAALYRNVRAYHLMQNAPSAQVLKQAEELLVAQGIVRKGDMIVVTWGEPMGQVGGTNALKIVTVGEFE, from the coding sequence ATGCCACGCGGTACAAAAATCGTAGCAACAATCGGCCCCGCTTCCACTGACTTCGATATCCTGGTCAAAATGATACGTGCGGGCGTCGACGTGGTGCGCTTGAATTTTTCCCACGGCAAGGCGCAAGACCATATCGACCGCGCGGCACTGGTGCGCCTGGCGGCGGCCGAGTGCGGCCGCGAAGTGGCCATCATGGCCGACATGCAAGGGCCGAAGATTCGCGTCGGCAAGTTTGAAAACACGCGCATCCAGCTCGAAGCAGGCGAGCGCTTCATCCTCGACGCCAAGTGGGGCGAAAACGGCGAACTGGGCAACCAGGAGCGTGTCGGCCTCGACTACAAGGCCTTGCCGCGCGACTTGCACAAGGGCGACGTCTTGCTGCTGAACGACGGCCTGATCGTGCTGATCGTCGAGCGTATCCACGGCAGCGAAATCCACACGACCGTCAAGATCGGCGGCGAGTTGTCGAACAACAAGGGCATCAACCGCCAGGGTGGCGGCCTGTCCGCGCCCGCGCTGACGGCCAAGGATATGGAAGACATCAAGACGGCCATGAGTTTCCAGGCCGACTATCTGGCCATTTCCTTCCCGAAATGCGCGACCGACATGGAAATGGCGCGCCAGCTGGCCAATATCGCGGGCGAACCCTACCACCACAAGCCGATGATGATCGCCAAGATCGAGCGCGCGGAAGCCATTCCTGCCCTGCAGGAAATCCTCGACGCGTCCGACGGCATCATGGTGGCGCGTGGCGACCTGGCCGTGGAAGTGGGTAACGCGGCCGTGCCGGCCTTGCAGAAGCGCATGATCAAGATGGCGCGCGCGTCGAACAAATTAGCCATTACTGCCACGCAGATGATGGAATCGATGATCGTCAACGCCGTGCCGACCCGCGCGGAAGTGTCGGACGTGGCGAACGCCGTGCTCGACGGCACCGACGCCGTCATGACGTCGGCCGAAACGGCCTCGGGCAAGTACCCTATCGAGACGGTGGAAATGATGGCCGCCATCTGCGTGGAAGCGGAACAGTCCGAATACAACAAGCTCGACGCCGACTTCCTCAACGTCACGTTTACCCGCATCGACCAGTCGATCGCGTATGGCGCCCTGTTCACGGCGCATCATTTGCGCGTGAAAGCCATCGTGGCGCTGACGGAATCCGGTTCCACCGCCTTGTGGATGAGCCGCCACAGTATCGACACGCCGATCTACGCGCTCACGCCCAGCGTGACGACTTTGCGCAAAGCGGCGCTGTACCGCAATGTTCGGGCGTATCATCTGATGCAGAACGCCCCCAGCGCGCAAGTGCTGAAGCAGGCGGAAGAGCTGCTGGTGGCGCAGGGCATCGTCCGCAAGGGCGACATGATCGTCGTCACCTGGGGTGAGCCGATGGGCCAGGTGGGCGGCACGAATGCACTGAAGATTGTGACAGTGGGTGAATTTGAATAA